The following proteins come from a genomic window of Marinitoga litoralis:
- a CDS encoding fibronectin type III domain-containing protein, which produces MFASNIPSNIFPLKLLKPSTTYYWKIVAKDGKNKYESPLWSFTTRNYYNGELIWVSIIKNSKKILYSNDYVINAYDDNIDVYNSYRDIIYNLNIDFKDIIINNELLYILKTNSIEIYNLKNGKFQKNIPVEQSYESIKIINNNIILYSKNRIDIYDNNYDRILNLNFDNSILNLYFLKDNFIVNLDNKIIIFDYNGNIIKEYKISANLIGLNANIMLLKINHILYVLSYDNQMYKIDDNVRSAYLNNDNIYIEKDRSLTIYNIYSKEKNVLNLDFDFNKALFFENDIILIGQKIYSVDYNGNILWKQEFNTQNIKSNIIITEKNTIIFSLNDGTYNKIIELFDKNISLDLKELKLNFEKNEVPIIKESKLPTPVLLNPKNNEKISNFSVILSWTLPEYESESVIFEVQLKAVSNGIMKNISFKNIKTNNILIQLDANTKYFWKVIANDNNEKSESNWNTFFTDDLSFIFKRIKLNEEQMIIDAKILNDIIYFTGYTKKDKSLNLLYGQINTNFLNLKAWDFSNNKYGQSIDITDDGTVLIGGFSAEKDVRGDMLLYSLTSDGKVLWNTERGSSKRDVINDILYDDNYLYYIGTVGTDNMETNFQFAKYNLKGYRIWSREFGGYELEFGSKVKRIDKYSFIVLGSTKSFGEGGYDYYIIKTNELGQKIWDLTIGTSKDDLASDLFILTKNEYIILGTSFGDTLQPLITKIDSNGYNLFEKIIPFANDVNLVKGQLYKNYIYAVGWFRYNNSLNRMGIITKFDVNGNLIFAKIFDIDNQDTVFTDLIIKDDKLFLIGFSEYPEPNSRDIIFIQTTEEYIQNNFKDAQ; this is translated from the coding sequence CAAAAACTCAAAAAAAATACTTTATTCAAATGATTATGTTATTAATGCATATGATGATAATATTGATGTATATAATTCATATAGAGATATTATATATAATTTAAATATAGACTTTAAAGATATTATTATAAATAATGAGTTATTATATATTTTAAAAACAAACTCTATTGAAATATACAATTTAAAAAATGGGAAATTTCAAAAAAATATTCCCGTTGAACAATCATATGAGAGTATAAAAATAATTAATAATAATATTATATTATACTCGAAAAATAGAATTGATATTTATGATAACAATTATGATAGAATTTTAAATTTAAATTTTGATAATTCCATACTTAATCTATATTTTTTAAAAGATAATTTTATTGTTAACTTAGATAATAAAATTATTATTTTTGATTATAATGGAAATATCATTAAAGAATACAAAATCTCGGCAAATTTAATAGGATTAAATGCTAATATTATGTTATTAAAAATAAATCATATATTATATGTGCTTTCATATGATAATCAAATGTATAAAATAGATGATAATGTAAGATCCGCTTATTTAAATAATGATAATATTTATATAGAAAAAGATAGAAGCTTAACTATATATAATATTTATTCTAAAGAAAAAAATGTATTAAACTTAGATTTTGATTTTAATAAAGCATTATTTTTTGAAAATGACATTATTTTAATTGGACAAAAAATATATTCTGTTGACTATAATGGAAATATATTATGGAAACAAGAATTTAATACACAAAATATTAAATCAAATATTATTATTACAGAAAAAAATACAATTATTTTCTCCTTAAATGATGGTACATATAATAAAATAATAGAGTTATTTGATAAAAATATTTCTTTAGATTTAAAAGAATTAAAATTAAACTTTGAAAAAAATGAAGTTCCTATTATAAAAGAATCAAAATTACCTACTCCCGTTCTTTTGAATCCAAAAAATAATGAAAAAATATCAAACTTTTCTGTTATTTTATCTTGGACATTACCAGAATATGAAAGTGAATCTGTAATATTTGAAGTACAACTAAAAGCTGTAAGTAACGGAATTATGAAAAATATATCCTTTAAAAATATTAAGACTAATAATATTTTGATTCAATTAGATGCGAATACAAAATATTTTTGGAAGGTTATTGCTAATGATAATAATGAAAAATCAGAAAGTAATTGGAATACGTTTTTTACTGATGACTTATCATTTATCTTTAAAAGAATTAAGCTAAATGAAGAACAAATGATAATAGATGCTAAAATTCTTAATGACATTATTTATTTTACTGGTTATACCAAAAAAGACAAATCTCTAAATTTATTATACGGGCAAATAAACACAAATTTCTTAAATTTAAAAGCATGGGATTTTTCTAATAATAAATATGGTCAATCTATAGATATAACAGATGATGGTACAGTTTTAATTGGAGGATTCTCAGCAGAGAAAGATGTAAGAGGAGATATGTTATTATACTCATTAACTTCTGATGGCAAGGTTCTTTGGAATACAGAAAGAGGTAGTTCAAAAAGAGATGTTATAAATGATATTTTATATGATGATAATTATTTATATTATATTGGAACAGTCGGCACTGATAATATGGAAACAAATTTTCAATTTGCAAAATATAATTTAAAAGGATATAGAATTTGGTCAAGAGAATTTGGTGGTTATGAATTAGAATTTGGAAGTAAAGTAAAAAGAATAGATAAATATTCTTTTATTGTATTAGGAAGCACAAAATCATTTGGTGAGGGCGGATATGATTATTATATTATTAAAACAAATGAATTAGGACAAAAAATTTGGGATTTAACCATTGGTACTTCCAAAGATGATTTAGCTTCTGATTTATTTATTCTAACTAAAAATGAATATATTATTTTAGGAACATCATTTGGAGATACATTACAACCATTAATTACAAAAATAGATAGCAATGGATATAATTTATTTGAAAAAATTATACCTTTTGCAAATGATGTAAATTTAGTAAAAGGTCAATTATATAAAAATTATATATACGCTGTAGGATGGTTTAGATATAATAATTCATTAAACAGAATGGGTATTATAACAAAATTTGATGTTAATGGTAATTTAATTTTTGCAAAGATTTTTGATATTGATAATCAAGATACCGTATTTACAGATTTAATTATAAAAGATGATAAATTATTTTTAATAGGTTTTTCTGAATATCCAGAACCAAATTCTAGAGATATAATTTTCATTCAAACGACAGAAGAATATATACAAAATAATTTTAAAGATGCACAATGA
- a CDS encoding MFS transporter, with product MTDYNKRLSIFVIVFISSLYINSISPLMTTFQENFNISISQSSALPFTNTIGNILFATIAGFIISIIGLRNSLISALSFLILSIIIFIFSNNYIGLILAMFFVGGGLGQIFSVTTSMYDHLDEKLQNYGLFHAFFGLGGIIGPLFVSLFLKYNLGYRSLFCVYLALISSLLLYIVIAKVPENIKYESFSLAEGFSLIKKRIVIVSLIMLMLYAGSEIGSITWAANLFKNSFNFTKESAAIFISLFWSLFTFGRVIADKLYSLFKEKTSLYLPILASITILILVFSKIPIIFALYGFFLGPIFPATQKYLNAHLSHREVGLISGLVFAGTGVGSMIITTTMGFIADYNVIISYLLPFSILILIGLLSLLRESK from the coding sequence ATGACAGATTATAATAAAAGATTAAGCATATTTGTAATAGTATTTATTTCATCATTATACATAAATTCTATTTCACCTTTAATGACAACTTTTCAAGAAAATTTTAATATTTCAATATCTCAATCTTCAGCATTACCATTTACTAATACTATAGGAAATATATTATTTGCAACAATTGCTGGTTTTATTATTTCTATTATAGGATTGAGAAATAGTTTAATATCAGCATTATCATTTTTAATATTGAGTATAATTATTTTTATTTTTTCTAATAATTATATAGGATTGATATTAGCAATGTTCTTTGTTGGGGGTGGTTTAGGACAAATCTTTTCTGTTACTACTTCAATGTATGATCATTTGGATGAAAAATTACAAAATTATGGGTTATTTCATGCGTTTTTTGGTTTAGGTGGAATAATTGGGCCATTATTTGTTTCACTCTTTTTAAAATATAATTTGGGTTACAGAAGTTTATTTTGTGTATATTTGGCTTTAATATCTTCACTATTATTATATATAGTAATAGCAAAAGTACCAGAAAATATTAAATACGAGTCATTTTCTTTAGCCGAAGGATTTTCATTGATTAAAAAAAGAATAGTAATAGTATCTTTAATAATGCTTATGTTATATGCTGGTTCAGAAATTGGTAGCATAACCTGGGCAGCAAATTTATTTAAAAATTCATTTAATTTTACAAAAGAATCTGCTGCTATATTTATTAGTCTTTTTTGGTCTTTATTTACATTTGGTAGGGTTATTGCAGATAAATTATACTCTCTTTTCAAAGAAAAAACATCATTATATTTACCAATATTAGCATCTATCACAATATTAATACTGGTTTTTTCAAAAATACCTATTATATTTGCATTATATGGTTTTTTCTTAGGTCCTATATTCCCAGCAACACAAAAATATTTAAATGCTCATTTATCTCATAGGGAAGTTGGATTAATATCCGGTCTTGTTTTTGCAGGAACTGGTGTTGGTTCTATGATTATTACTACAACAATGGGATTTATAGCTGATTATAATGTTATAATAAGCTATTTATTACCTTTTTCTATATTGATTTTAATTGGATTATTATCATTATTAAGAGAAAGCAAGTAA